The Neobacillus sp. PS3-34 genome has a window encoding:
- a CDS encoding helix-turn-helix transcriptional regulator, giving the protein MEAEKWGRRIRAYRKLKGYTQESFSKELGVSVSILGEIERGNRMPGPELVQQIAHFLQVSLEELTPPEE; this is encoded by the coding sequence ATGGAAGCGGAAAAATGGGGAAGGCGTATTCGAGCTTACCGAAAGCTAAAAGGTTATACGCAGGAAAGTTTTTCGAAGGAACTTGGGGTTTCGGTCTCTATTTTAGGAGAAATTGAAAGAGGGAACCGTATGCCGGGTCCGGAATTGGTCCAACAGATTGCCCATTTTTTACAGGTGAGTTTAGAAGAATTAACTCCTCCCGAGGAATAA
- the folB gene encoding dihydroneopterin aldolase — MDKIFVNKMDFYGYHGVFPEETRLGQRFTVDLTVMLDLKKAGETDDLEHSVNYAELYRICKEVVEGQPFKLVEAVAEKIAAELLDAFGMIEEVTVKVIKPDPPIPGHYQSVAVEMTRRR, encoded by the coding sequence ATGGATAAAATATTTGTAAATAAGATGGATTTCTATGGCTATCACGGAGTATTCCCGGAAGAAACCAGGCTCGGGCAAAGATTCACTGTCGATCTTACCGTAATGCTCGATTTAAAAAAAGCGGGAGAAACGGATGATTTAGAGCATTCGGTTAACTATGCCGAGCTATATAGGATTTGCAAAGAGGTGGTGGAAGGCCAGCCTTTTAAGCTTGTCGAAGCGGTTGCTGAAAAAATAGCTGCTGAGCTTTTGGATGCGTTTGGCATGATTGAGGAAGTCACGGTTAAAGTCATCAAACCGGACCCTCCCATCCCTGGCCATTATCAATCCGTAGCAGTTGAAATGACAAGGAGACGATAA
- the folP gene encoding dihydropteroate synthase codes for MRPYTLDYGKKTLIMGILNATPDSFSDGGRFNAIEAAVQHAREMIENGADIIDIGGESTRPGHESVSVEEELERVLPIIKAISKQVSVPISIDTYKAEVAREAIKAGAHIINDIWGAKADPDMGKVAADLDVPIVLMHNRNDREYGLFFRDVMNDLYDSIRIVKEAGVRDENIILDPGIGFAKDYKENIEMMNDLDKLVSIGYPVLLGTSRKTMIGHALNLPVAERMEGTGATVCYGIQKGCQIVRIHDVKEMARMAKMMDALMGKGEAHG; via the coding sequence ATGCGGCCGTACACACTTGATTACGGAAAAAAGACACTTATTATGGGGATTTTAAACGCTACCCCGGACTCCTTTTCTGATGGGGGCAGGTTTAATGCGATAGAAGCAGCCGTCCAACATGCAAGAGAGATGATTGAAAACGGAGCGGATATAATCGATATTGGTGGAGAATCTACCCGTCCTGGGCATGAATCTGTTTCGGTGGAGGAAGAACTTGAACGTGTCCTCCCGATTATAAAGGCTATTTCCAAACAGGTCAGTGTGCCTATTTCGATCGATACGTATAAAGCCGAGGTTGCCCGCGAGGCCATCAAAGCCGGAGCCCATATCATAAATGATATTTGGGGAGCAAAAGCAGACCCTGATATGGGAAAGGTTGCGGCCGACCTTGATGTGCCAATTGTACTCATGCATAACCGCAACGACCGTGAGTATGGCTTGTTTTTCCGGGATGTCATGAATGACCTATACGATAGTATCAGAATAGTGAAGGAAGCTGGAGTCAGGGATGAAAATATTATCCTCGATCCGGGCATAGGTTTTGCGAAGGATTATAAAGAAAATATTGAAATGATGAATGATTTGGACAAGCTTGTGTCCATCGGTTATCCTGTACTGCTGGGCACATCCAGAAAAACAATGATTGGCCATGCGCTTAATCTGCCAGTAGCCGAGCGGATGGAAGGAACAGGTGCGACCGTCTGTTATGGAATTCAGAAGGGGTGCCAGATTGTCCGGATACATGATGTAAAGGAAATGGCAAGAATGGCGAAAATGATGGATGCCCTAATGGGGAAGGGAGAAGCCCATGGATAA